AATGCGATGATTTACCGTGAGTTGGGACAGTAAGGTATGCTGGGGAGTCTATTAGAGTCGCAGCAGATCAGCTATAGCCCGCTCACGAAGGACcggggaggatgaggaggcGAAATCTTACCTGCAGCTtcgtgatcatgatcattctcttcgaCGTCCTCATGTTCCTGCTCATCTTCCGCATCTTGATCTATGggttcaccttcctcttcacccgCCAGATTCtcattttcttctccttcctctccatcctgaggtttctcaacttcaacttcaatctCGACGGGTGGTTCgacatcaacttcatcttcatcgattACAATCTTGTCTCccatttccttttcttcctccagctcttcttcttcttcttcagcggGAGGCTGACCTTCAGTCGATGTCGATTCGTCTTGAACAGACGCTTTGCTATCGTTTAAACTGATATCCTCCGTCTCTTCCTCGCCCACGGTCTCATTAGGTAGATCTTTCGACTGTTCTAGCGCGCTATCCGATTCATCTACATTGGTCGGTTGAGCCCTCATGGTCACATCgccatcttcgtcatcctcatcctcaacatcgccatcttcttcctcttcctgttcattATCATCGGCATTTACTTCATCTTGACTATCTTCAGCACGAGGAGCGTTAAGTTTCAGCGTGATCTTGGGGGAAAGTTGGGGCGAGGGCGTTATGGATTTATCGCTCGGGGGAGGGGTGAGGGACGCTGTAGAAGCTTGTGAATCTTCTCTATGCGACCTATTCGCCATGCAATTAGCAGCTCTCAGCTtaacatcatatcatcaagaGACAAGTAGTACTGACCTTGATTCACTAGAGATGGATCGTCTAATTGTACCTGTCCGGTTATCGAGTTttacaccttcttcttcttcctcctcctcctcctcctcttcttcctcctcctcctcttcttcttcggtgaGCTCactatcttcatcaccttcatctagctgttcctcctcttcctcatcatctgtcaGAGGAAGTGTAGAGCTTGTAGCTGGACTTCTGATCTCAGGAGCAGCGTCGAGGTCCGCGTCTGGATCTATCGGTAGATCATTTCCACGAGCCATcgatgaaggggaagataAGGGGGAAGATGTTTTTCTTGGTGCCGGTAGCTCTTTCTCGGGAGAGAGCGAGGGGGAGCGCTGAGGGGCCAGCGGTCGAGCAGGCGGGTGAGGAGATGTGAGCGACATGATGATAGTGGTGGGTAGACGCGCCGATAAGGATTGGCAGCCAGTCGACGAAGGAGGGGGAAAAGACAAGGATCGGTTTTGGTCGGAGCTTTGAGCTTTGAGCTTGGCTGGGCTGGGTATATCAGCTAGCTAGCTTGCTTGCTTAGCTGTCAGACCTGTTATAGCGGTGGTGTATCGAGCTGTGAAAGTGACTATATGTGGTATGATACGGATAgagtgatggtggtgatgaacaATGATTCTTGACGAGAATGAAATGATAGCATCATACCCCAAACCGGGATAACCCATCAACATCcctccatcccatccatcaccaCCTCACAAAAAACGTCACAACACTACTACTACACTGGTTCTGCTACTTCCGATTTCAGCGGTCAGCCTTATACACGTACTCCATTTAATTTTAGCTGAAAGCTTATCCGCCAACACGCGCTAGACAAGGTGTACCACGTGACACAGCTTTCTTGTGGCGGTCCGAGAACCGATGGGGGTTGTCGTACTGTAACACTGTAACTTCTCATTTCAATGCATATCACACATCTAAGAATAcaaatcatccatatctCCTGATCTAGTTGTTTAGACcagagaggaggaggtctAGGTAGAGCCATTAGGAAAGCGGCAGCAGGCAGAAGTGTGGATACGTTCGATTAATCTCCTCGCAATTTCTGTACTCGCTTGAGAACAGAGTCTTTCGCAGGGTCTATAGTGAGAGCAGGTTGGTCAGCGATCATTGCGAATGTACTCGTATGGcgtgaagaaggtgtaaGTCCTGCCGGTGTTGCAACGTGATCTCTCTTCCAGTTTCTGCTCATCCCTTTGATCCGTATTCCCATCCTTTCTCTGAATATGAAAAAGAGTCCTCCCACCTCATTTTCGTTTACTGCTACCGTCCTCCTCTGCCTTCTTTCACCGACCATGAACCAGCTACGCTCATTCTCTGACCATCCAGCACCTTGAGAGCCAGGAAGTTACACCTTGCGTCCCTCTCTCGTCCTGATAACATATAATCCCAATGAAGGAAAATGTCTGCACTCACCATACGGATGTTCTTTACTTGGGATTTCTAACAGCGCAGGGAAAGCAGCCTGGTACCTATCCACGGTGGGTCGTATCTTTTCGGCGATCTATACCCGGTAAGACGTATACAGCATGGATCAGTTAATCCCTCATTTTTCgcttgatgatggtgtagtGGACATCGAAACAGTCTAGGTTAAGTCGGACAGAGATCCACTCACATGTTGGTTGATAAGTAAGATAGCAACATCTTTACGTTCAGTGAAATCTTGAAAAGCAGATTCGATCACACTTGTTTGAGTTTCTGCGGGCGATACAACAGTCATCAGCTATACTTGACACTATACCATTCCCATAGCTATCAAGTACATCGAGTATCTGATGTAAAGAGAAGGTAGTAGATCTGACTCACTAGCATCAACAATCAAaaagttcttcttctgattctgatctaCATGACCAATACCAGCCAACAACAAACCCGTTACAGAGTCCTATTCAATTCGGTACCCATCAGCGGATATCCCCTCTTTTCATGACGGAAAGCTGATTGCATGTACCCACCTCATCTCCTATCACCGCTAGCAAGTTCCTGTCTTTCGGGTTACTCGTCGTGGCCGCCATCTTGAATGTGTTGTTATGCTTGATGTAAAtgcagaaagagaaaggagatgaaccTAGATGAATGACGATACGAGTACTGTGAGCGATGTCTTAGCGTTACGGTGGAGATTGCGGTCATGTCCGCCAAATGCGAAGTGCGGGGCAGTCGAGTTGCTCGTTTCTGTCAACAATTATTCGAACCGATTTCATATCGATTTCGACAATCTTCAGATACGCATATATTCTGTAAACAGATCTAGAACAGGCAGGGCCAGACAGGAAAGGGGACACAATGGCACATGAGGATTTGAGTCTACCAGAGCTCATAGGGAGAGCTTACGCCCGAGCTCTTCCTCCTAAGAAGGTCAGCTATTTTTAAATCTCATTTGAAAGCTCAAAGCTAATCTTACTTCATTTGGCGTCGAATAGTTTGCTAAGCTCATACAATCACGATTTCACGAGACGAGCGAAACTCAGAATGTAGAGGATAGCATATCAGGTATGTGCACTAGAGTTCGGCTGACTTTACTTCCAGCTAATGACCTGTTCCAGCTGCCATCCTACCTTACCTCGTCCCTTCACCGCCCTCCCTGATACTCTCGTACCTATCTCACCTATTATCAAACACAACACTTCTCACCTCAAGAACGATATTTATCCATCTTTTATTCTACATACACAATCATGACttaccatcaatatcatcggTAATATCAATAACCAATATCCTCTCAACCCATCCTACAGGTCTAGATCAacccataccatctctcTTATCGCCTTTCACCAGCGAGCTCAGTATTCGGCCTGACGTTGGtccatccacatctacaAGCGTTGTACAAAGTCAGAATCAAATTTCAACTTTATCCCTCCTCTTACCGCTCTTACGAATATCTTCGACCCACTCGCCAAATTCAATATCATCCCTTAACGGGTATCTATCAAAATTCATCTCGGTCCTCTCTGCAttcccatcaccatctttgGATGTAGGTCTGGAAGCTGGCCAATTATTGCCTAGTCTACCGGAAGAGATAGGTACCCACCTAAGGGGACTGTTGAGTGGTTTGATGACAGATTTGGATAATCAAGATTTGATGGTTCAAGCGAaccaacagcagcaacagcaaaaCCAAGATATACAAATGGGTGATGGTAATACTCAGAATGCGAGCATATCTCAAGGTAgtaggaaaggtgaaagtgaattACCCTTGAGACAAACGATAATATTCTTATTGGAGTATATCAAGCGGATGAGTATCAAGAGATTAGGTACCTCGACGATAACGACGGAGGATGATTCCAAAGAGCGATATAGAGCTTTGGTCAGGGTCGGAAAGCAGATAACGAATGATCCGGAGGAATTGTTAAGGGTGTTATTGGAAGTTACTATACAGGACTTGGTAGAATCGAATGTAGATACTTTACAATGTGCCGAACATTGGGGAATAGTGGTGGAAGACGTTAGTAATCTCTTGAAATGGTGGAAAGACAATCGTATAGATGATTTTGGTTTTCCCGTAAGTCACACATCGATAGACTGATGGACATATTTGACGGAGCATCAGCTGATCCCTTTCATATCTTTCCCGCAGGACGACCCATCGAACGTTCTATCAACACTGTTCCAATCACTCTCACCGTCAATGCAGACGTTTTCCGAGCAACTATCGCAGAGGTATAGTAACCTAGTACAACAAGCTgagaacgaggatgatggaagtaCATTCACACCTCTCgaaggatggtgagtcagctccttctaccttctcttcactctGAAGAGcacaaagctgatgatggatgacTGCTTAGGCATCTGCTATCTCTGCAAGAAACCCTGTTATCGAAGTTCGTCCAGGTAGGAATAATCAGTCATGAACAGGGATCAGTCATCGCTCCTGGCGTAAATATCCATACGTTGTCACCGGGGGAATCGTTAACAGTGAGCTGGTCTTTCCATGTCACAGTATGGTTCTAATTGACGAGTCTGCTTCCCATCAGAATCGACTCTCTTCGGAATCCCATCCTCACCTACCTTCCTTAGTTCACACCGTCCAATATTCCTTTGGATCATCTTCGACATTTTCCACGGAAGTCACGCAAATTATCGAATCGTGCCCAGTCACTCCTCCACCAGAAAATATATTCAACTACATAGCTTCGCAGCCTGGTCTATTGGCATGTCTGACTACTCAGATAAGTCCTCTGGCGTTACTTGATTTGATGCAAGAGCGATTATTGGATCTTGGAGTGGACGAACAAAGTAGGAATGATGATCCGCAAGGAAGTTTGACAAGATTTGGTGAAGGTGTTGCGTTGGTAGAAGCTTTTGTAGCTCatcatcaggtatatcagctatcctAATGATTTCAATGTCAAGGTCTGAGCTGATCTGGTTGATTGTTGGTTGGGATAGTTGCCTTTAACCCCTTTATTACAAGATGCAAGATGTGCGATTAGTTTTAGTCATTTAGATGAGGAGAGTAAGGAATGTATGAACGGATGGGTCAAAGCTATTGTGAGTTGCGTTCATGATACATCATTACGGACTCCCTTTGCGAGTCGGACATACAAGTACACTCCATAGCAATATGACTCGGATTGGTAATCTCCAGTCCAGTAAGTCAACGTGTCTGTTTGCTGAGACTCTACGTTTACTCCGCCAGTTCGGCTCAGACGGTATAGAAGATGCCATCCTACTCGCCACTCCCCCTCAAAAGCTATACAAACTATCACCTACACTGATCCAACAGGCCATAGCGGCAGTGACAGCCTCTcagatcgatcttgataCGCTCCACAGCGGTCTATCGTATTTCTCACAACCTTTGTTGAGTTGGTGCCTTGGTGGTGTAGTAGCGTGGTTGTGtaaagagatcaagagaCAGGGGTAAGCTTCACTACAATTCTTAGACCTCAATACAGTGACTGATAATATATCATTTACCAGACTCTTATCAGCCATCCACCTAGTAGTTCTACAGGATCTGATCCTCGGCCATTCATGCCCCGAAGCACTCATACGTGTTAACGCCAAAGGGCTTAACGAACTTCTCAGTCCGAATAGCGGCTTGACACCGGTATTTGAATCTTCCAATTTCGACTTAGTTGGAATACGCACCAAACTAGATTCGTTAGGATTGAACGCTTCGTTACCTACTCAAGAGATCGATCTTAAAGGCGCTCTGAATGCTGTAAGACAGTTCGACCTCGCTCCGCCACGGTGGGAAAAGACGTTATTGGATTCGTTGGATGCGGAAGTGGcgttgagaggaagagagggatgttTGGACATTGTGCTGGAACAGGTTGAAATCCCTCACAATGGCAATTTAGCCGGATTCGTACCTCTTTTATTAGCTTTATCAACGTCGACAGGTGGATATACCTTACTGGAGAGTCTGTTCGGTCATCCGAAAAAGTTATTATCTCCCCAAACGGATGAATCACTCAAACGATCGTTGATTTACTCTTCAGCTCTCAATTCGAGTTCGGGACAAATCGTATTTGCGAGTCTTGTATATGAGTTGGAATATCTGGTATCTTTACCTgtcaagatggatgatgagctatctcaatctcagggagagaagataaggaaaaagagaaagacgaaTCAAGATGGTGGTATGATCAATAGATTGAATGTGGAacagagagagaggttggaaagtCTGATTAGGGgattgagggatgatgagtCGTTAAGAAGTAGATttggaaatgggatgatagaAAGATTAGATCGTATCTTGTAACCTATCAGTCatagagagatgagatgtatcGATATGTATCGGAGGGGCTGTACTTCGTGTACCCTGCCTAGTAGGCAGAATGAGTATACGAATTACATGATATTGTGAAGACAAAAAAAGATATTGATCCACTGTGATCTAATCTTTCAAACATTATGATCCTTCGATTCCCCCCTATCCCATTCCCGCAATCTGTCTATTCGACTTCCTACCCACCGACAACCATGGTTTGCTGATAATAAACTTAACATCCTTGGGCTTCGGGATACTGTAAGTACAATATATACAACACCTTACGCTCCCCTTACTCTAGCTCTAGTACCAGGAAGTGCAAGTGTAGGTCGCTGTGGGTCGGTGGAATTTGTTTGCTTGGTTatacagatgatgatctgccTGAGTAAGTTTGAGCTAAAACTTACACCATAACTTGACACATTCATGGTAAGGTATTATGATGGAACATAAATCACATGTTGGGGGTGTCAAACCTATTCTAATTTTATGCTGTGTATAACAGATTTAAACAAGATGTAAAATTCCATGGACGACAATCCATACAATCTAATCCACTTCATTGATATTCGTTATGACCAAACACTCTAATCCACACCCTTCCTTGACATAGGCCGAAGCATGCAGCAGCATTCACCTATACTGAGAAGTAACTCTTACTATCTGAATTgatattcattcattcatctaGACAACACAATCACAATTCCCGCTAATACACATCTAATCATATCTAACACTACAATCCAGCAGACTTGATCATATCTTGATAGCCGCATAATCTCAAAAGGTTTCTCTGTAACATTGCGATGGTCATCATACCCACTGAAGGGACGTAGATTGATGCCTGAAACATGATAAGAGTCAGTACCAATTGATCATTCTGTTCATGCGTTTGATCATCCCATGAACTTCTGATTTCATGTAGAACCACGAACTCCCTCATCTATACCCTTTACCACTCTTCAAAAATAGCCAAAAAGTtaatcactcaccctctctcTCACATCCGCTTCGAAATTCTTCTCACCAGCCACGTTCACACAGAtacaaccatctttcagatCCTTCGTCGGAACCTTGTACGAAGCTACGGGTACAGCCGAAATGACCACGTCTGAGATTGATAATGCCTGAGCCAAGGTGAATTCCGGTAAGGGTGTAGTGATGTGATGAGGATTGAatttggaggtggtggtggatgtggaaggtCTTTTGGAGAATTCGACGATTGCTACgtgagagatggaaagaatcAGCATGAGCTTGCAATGATAATACTTCCTTCGATTCACAAAGTATCAAATTTGGGTCGGAACAGGACATGATAGTTGATAGACAAGGATGGATACTGTTCCCCAGTACATAATGCATCTATTCAGAGCgaaatgaagaagaaacactCACAGCCAATATCCACACTGATCACCCTCGCACCATCATTCGCCAACAAAGCTGCCAAAGGTCTACCAACGACCTCCGATCTATTTATGACGGTGATCACTTTTCCTCTAGCTCTATCACCGTATTCTAGCATTTTGTTGTATACTCCGATATGTTCTAGAACTTTAACAATGGCTAGTGGTGTACAGGGTAAGATAGATTTGACGGTTCCCTCAGGAACGACCTCTTCGTTGGATTTAGGGGTTTTGGTGGCTAGAGGAGTtgggagatgggatgagggGATGGGTCGGAGTGTTAGAGGGGAGATAAATCGGATACTACGACgatagaaggtgagatgatTCAACATTGTATCAGATGAGTTAGACAGCCCCGCCAAGCCGAACCATAACTCACTTGTGGTACAGATTGAACAAGAATTGATGATTTAAACCTTCGACATCCTTCTGAGGCGAAACGACGGATTGTAGATATTGATCTTGACGTCCACCGTAGATTGGGTAATAGACCATTATACCGTGTACTTCTGGGTCATCGTTGGCCTAGATGGTCGAGCATGTGTCAGTGATAGAGAATCATACAGCCATCAAGCTTCAACGATTTTACATTGAGTCGTCCTTGATTGTACGTTAATCTTTCAAGGTCAAAAGTTGCAAGCATTAACAATTTCTGAGCCTTCTCTCCCATTACCACTCCCCATCTCCCCCTGTTTCACCCCATCTTTCCCCGTATTCGGCCTCATCTGAACCCTACTTCCGCTTATAGGAGTGcgataactcacctctaaaATACCCTCCTCTACATCAATACCCACTCCTTCCCCATCCAACCCCTCCCTCGCTTCACCCACCAACCTAAGTTCGAACTGTATACCAATCTGCTCGCAGGCCTTCTTGGTGAATTCCGCGTAAGTCCTCgcatcttccttcttcgtcgcCAAAATCCCGATCAACTTGGGGGGAGTATTGTTGAATCTATTCGAAGCCATTGCAGAGAGAAGCTCCGTCTTGAAGGGCGTATGGACTTTACCGGCTGTCACGAGCAGACCTTGAGGAGCGGGAGTCGAGGACATCTTGATGACGAATTATCAGGATTTTAAGTTTTGAGGTGAGATCTTGGGGGTATGTATAAAGCGTATCAGACTTTATCAAATAGAGACTGAACGAGTCAAAGGTTCACTGGGTTATGATGCCCAATGacgagatgatgattctcaGATGTCTGGATACTTGCTTTGGTGATACTCGTCGTATCTTATCTCACCTTTTTAAACTTTTTTCAATCTTTgatacttctacttcttgACACACAGAGGTTAATTTGCCGTGTCACGTGACTTTTCGCTTCACCAGCACACCTGACAGAATCCTTCTTTGTAACGGACAAATCAGACTAATCATGCATGCTGTATGC
The nucleotide sequence above comes from Kwoniella europaea PYCC6329 chromosome 1, complete sequence. Encoded proteins:
- a CDS encoding V-type proton ATPase subunit F; translation: MAATTSNPKDRNLLAVIGDEDSVTGLLLAGIGHVDQNQKKNFLIVDAKTQTSVIESAFQDFTERKDVAILLINQHIAEKIRPTVDRYQAAFPALLEIPSKEHPYDPAKDSVLKRVQKLRGD